The following proteins come from a genomic window of Lineus longissimus chromosome 18, tnLinLong1.2, whole genome shotgun sequence:
- the LOC135502042 gene encoding uncharacterized protein LOC135502042 isoform X2, whose protein sequence is MKQTVRSTKMSLVRILTLGVGLVLLIPNVNCSATCQEKYLDGQTPDTKHIVTVGEKITLKCDLSAVNETTDVVYWKNDEAVMSEDDGVIPKFQSKFNVSYGKNAKGILLYTISWIAELDDAGSYNCTCSTGGIRFRVWIRRPCNKRENVRQTNTTTSPVVLNYLKTNKSYPLQANTPLNFKIGLDCNCTWPEVNRTFQGKWYGTSTDDPGSSDPLPSLSVNGTQDSTKTPIGCYTGKGSVTYRYRNVFGSFANVEFKCPTAEIDKTYNFYIDEVEEKKPEEFTTIMSISCKASYCENYELHFVLIGAGIFVFIYLVFAIAMGCLKQKDAKKQINTKRIFITLLIVGIIAVLGVALGLGGICTKGFTREALPPPVGTLVGIIIVIILAIVAIIVSILFLCWLKKTKAPKGNHMVKGQENPNFSDIPKTTDSRTPPPDEGETTAPTNTKLAHPNIQKDYENVLPHQRKKETEYDNILPGAQHRNAKICTICCKNPVQVYFKPCKHVAVCNSCAKSMQDKAENTQANCPVCRIPVTDFQTLCMVCLENPILGYLTPCLHEVVCKSCATELMKKSVAFCPYCNKEVFDYNL, encoded by the exons ATGAAACAAACCGTAAGATCGACTAAGATGTCTTTGGTAAGAATTTTGACCCTGGGCGTTGGCCTGGTGCTTTTGATTCCAAATG TAAATTGTTCTGCAACATGTCAGGAGAAATATTTAGATGGACAAACACCCGATACCAAACATATAGTTACAGTTGGGGAAAAGATAACACTCAAATGTGATTTGTCTGCGGTCAACGAAACAACGGATGTGGTCTACTGGAAGAATGATGAAGCCGTGATGTCCGAGGATGATGGTGTAATTCCAAAATTTCAGTCTAAATTCAATGTATCTTATGGGAAGAATGCGAAAGGGATACTTCTCTACACAATCTCATGGATAGCAGAGTTAGACGATGCAGGGAGTTATAACTGTACATGCTCAACAGGTGGAATAAGATTCAGAGTTTGGATTAGAC GCCCCTGCAATAAACGAGAAAATGTCCGCCAAACAAATACGACGACATCTCCAGTAGTTCTCAATTACTTGAAGACAAATAAAAGCTATCCTCTTCAAGCAAATACACCTCTCAATTTCAAAATTGGCCTGGACTGCAACTGCACTTGGCCAGAAGTCAACAGGACTTTCCAAGGAAAATGGTATGGAACCAGTACAGAT GACCCTGGCTCAAGCGACCCTTTGCCAAGCCTATCTGTAAATGGAACTCAAGATTCTACCAAGACGCCTATTGGATGCTACACTGGCAAAGGAAGCGTGACGTATCGGTACAGAAATGTCTTCGGATCTTTTGCCAATGtagaattcaagtgcccgactGCGGAGATAGACAAAACATACAATTTTTACATCGATGAGGTGGAGGAGAAAAAGCCGGAGGAGTTCACCACAATTATGAGCATCTCCTGCAAAG CCAGTTATTGTGAAAATTATGAATTACATTTTGTCCTAATCGGGGCCGGCATCTTCGTTTTCATCTACCTTGTGTTCGCTATAGCCATGGGATGTCTGAAACAAAAAG ATGCCAAGAAGCAAATAAACACGAAACGTATCTTCATAACTTTGCTTATAGTGGGGATCATAGCGGTTCTTGGTGTAGCTCTTGGCCTGGGAGGCATTTGCACCAAAGGCTTCACCCGCGAAG CACTGCCCCCTCCAGTGGGTACTTTGGTCGGCATTATTATAGTCATTATTTTGGCTATTGTGGCCATCATTGTCAGCATTCTATTCCTATGTTGGTTAAAAAAGACAAAAGCACCAAAAGGAAATCATATGGTTAAG GGGCAAGAAAACCCAAATTTTAGTGACATCCCTAAAACGACTGACTCAAGAACACCTCCACCAGATGAAGGAGAGACAACTGCTCCAACCAACACCAAACTCGCTCATCCGAACATCCAGAAGGATTATGAAAATGTTCTGCCACATCAACGTAAAAAAGAAACTGAATATGACAATATCCTTCCTGGAGCACAACACCGGAATGCGAAGATTTGTACGATTTGCTGTAAGAATCCTGtacaagtttatttcaaaccctGCAAACACGTGGCTGTTTGCAATTCTTGCGCCAAGAGCATGCAAGATAAAGCTGAAAACACACAAGCAAACTGCCCAGTGTGTAGGATACCAGTGACAGACTTCCAGACACTCTGCATGGTGTGTTTGGAAAATCCAATCCTTGGGTACCTCACACCCTGTCTCCATGAAGTAGTTTGTAAATCATGCGCCACTGAATTGATGAAGAAATCTGTTGCGTTCTGCCCTTACTGCAACAAAGAGGTCTTTGATTACAATCTGTAa
- the LOC135502042 gene encoding uncharacterized protein LOC135502042 isoform X1 has translation MKQTVRSTKMSLVRILTLGVGLVLLIPNVNCSATCQEKYLDGQTPDTKHIVTVGEKITLKCDLSAVNETTDVVYWKNDEAVMSEDDGVIPKFQSKFNVSYGKNAKGILLYTISWIAELDDAGSYNCTCSTGGIRFRVWIRRPCNKRENVRQTNTTTSPVVLNYLKTNKSYPLQANTPLNFKIGLDCNCTWPEVNRTFQGKWYGTSTDDPGSSDPLPSLSVNGTQDSTKTPIGCYTGKGSVTYRYRNVFGSFANVEFKCPTAEIDKTYNFYIDEVEEKKPEEFTTIMSISCKAVDGNKGTGKNGTGKKGTAKNGTEKKAPASYCENYELHFVLIGAGIFVFIYLVFAIAMGCLKQKDAKKQINTKRIFITLLIVGIIAVLGVALGLGGICTKGFTREALPPPVGTLVGIIIVIILAIVAIIVSILFLCWLKKTKAPKGNHMVKGQENPNFSDIPKTTDSRTPPPDEGETTAPTNTKLAHPNIQKDYENVLPHQRKKETEYDNILPGAQHRNAKICTICCKNPVQVYFKPCKHVAVCNSCAKSMQDKAENTQANCPVCRIPVTDFQTLCMVCLENPILGYLTPCLHEVVCKSCATELMKKSVAFCPYCNKEVFDYNL, from the exons ATGAAACAAACCGTAAGATCGACTAAGATGTCTTTGGTAAGAATTTTGACCCTGGGCGTTGGCCTGGTGCTTTTGATTCCAAATG TAAATTGTTCTGCAACATGTCAGGAGAAATATTTAGATGGACAAACACCCGATACCAAACATATAGTTACAGTTGGGGAAAAGATAACACTCAAATGTGATTTGTCTGCGGTCAACGAAACAACGGATGTGGTCTACTGGAAGAATGATGAAGCCGTGATGTCCGAGGATGATGGTGTAATTCCAAAATTTCAGTCTAAATTCAATGTATCTTATGGGAAGAATGCGAAAGGGATACTTCTCTACACAATCTCATGGATAGCAGAGTTAGACGATGCAGGGAGTTATAACTGTACATGCTCAACAGGTGGAATAAGATTCAGAGTTTGGATTAGAC GCCCCTGCAATAAACGAGAAAATGTCCGCCAAACAAATACGACGACATCTCCAGTAGTTCTCAATTACTTGAAGACAAATAAAAGCTATCCTCTTCAAGCAAATACACCTCTCAATTTCAAAATTGGCCTGGACTGCAACTGCACTTGGCCAGAAGTCAACAGGACTTTCCAAGGAAAATGGTATGGAACCAGTACAGAT GACCCTGGCTCAAGCGACCCTTTGCCAAGCCTATCTGTAAATGGAACTCAAGATTCTACCAAGACGCCTATTGGATGCTACACTGGCAAAGGAAGCGTGACGTATCGGTACAGAAATGTCTTCGGATCTTTTGCCAATGtagaattcaagtgcccgactGCGGAGATAGACAAAACATACAATTTTTACATCGATGAGGTGGAGGAGAAAAAGCCGGAGGAGTTCACCACAATTATGAGCATCTCCTGCAAAG cggtagacggtaataaaggcactggaaaaaatggcactggaaaaaaaggcactgcaAAAAATGGTacagaaaaaaaggcaccag CCAGTTATTGTGAAAATTATGAATTACATTTTGTCCTAATCGGGGCCGGCATCTTCGTTTTCATCTACCTTGTGTTCGCTATAGCCATGGGATGTCTGAAACAAAAAG ATGCCAAGAAGCAAATAAACACGAAACGTATCTTCATAACTTTGCTTATAGTGGGGATCATAGCGGTTCTTGGTGTAGCTCTTGGCCTGGGAGGCATTTGCACCAAAGGCTTCACCCGCGAAG CACTGCCCCCTCCAGTGGGTACTTTGGTCGGCATTATTATAGTCATTATTTTGGCTATTGTGGCCATCATTGTCAGCATTCTATTCCTATGTTGGTTAAAAAAGACAAAAGCACCAAAAGGAAATCATATGGTTAAG GGGCAAGAAAACCCAAATTTTAGTGACATCCCTAAAACGACTGACTCAAGAACACCTCCACCAGATGAAGGAGAGACAACTGCTCCAACCAACACCAAACTCGCTCATCCGAACATCCAGAAGGATTATGAAAATGTTCTGCCACATCAACGTAAAAAAGAAACTGAATATGACAATATCCTTCCTGGAGCACAACACCGGAATGCGAAGATTTGTACGATTTGCTGTAAGAATCCTGtacaagtttatttcaaaccctGCAAACACGTGGCTGTTTGCAATTCTTGCGCCAAGAGCATGCAAGATAAAGCTGAAAACACACAAGCAAACTGCCCAGTGTGTAGGATACCAGTGACAGACTTCCAGACACTCTGCATGGTGTGTTTGGAAAATCCAATCCTTGGGTACCTCACACCCTGTCTCCATGAAGTAGTTTGTAAATCATGCGCCACTGAATTGATGAAGAAATCTGTTGCGTTCTGCCCTTACTGCAACAAAGAGGTCTTTGATTACAATCTGTAa